The following coding sequences are from one uncultured Bacteroides sp. window:
- a CDS encoding AraC family transcriptional regulator: MDYRMTINSQDYHIAALRDTQCVAERVDNLCDNKGFNIELNNVFLDKIHLKWGKYSAPCVKSYTVSPEKSSITAHFCLLGSCVTEGNNNLDIQRGQCLLFREDKDEYRYQMETDNKEGAFFEMSMDTKIYMDMFQGENEILDAVIEGKSLFAHLAQNYRFHTIISEMYNNKSNYSGKLKKFYLESKAMELFLLQISYLKSKKEIKTTKLLSRDIEAIQQVRYLLENDMKHISISQLALSVGINQTKLKSGFKDLFGKTIFEYLTSIRMKKALELLESTDLPISQVAEIVGYKYAQHFTVAFQKSFGFLPSELKY; the protein is encoded by the coding sequence ATGGATTATAGAATGACTATCAACTCCCAAGACTATCATATAGCTGCTTTGAGAGATACTCAATGTGTAGCAGAAAGGGTTGATAACTTATGTGATAACAAAGGATTCAATATTGAACTCAACAATGTCTTTTTAGATAAAATACATCTAAAATGGGGAAAGTACTCTGCTCCTTGTGTAAAATCCTATACCGTTTCTCCAGAAAAAAGCTCTATAACGGCTCATTTTTGTCTTCTAGGATCTTGTGTTACAGAAGGGAATAATAATCTGGATATTCAACGGGGACAGTGCCTTCTATTCAGAGAGGATAAGGATGAATACCGATACCAAATGGAGACGGACAATAAAGAAGGAGCTTTCTTTGAAATGTCAATGGATACAAAAATTTATATGGATATGTTTCAAGGCGAAAATGAAATTCTAGACGCTGTGATAGAAGGAAAAAGTCTATTTGCCCATTTAGCACAAAACTATCGCTTCCACACTATTATATCAGAGATGTACAACAATAAATCTAACTATTCAGGTAAATTAAAGAAGTTTTATTTAGAATCAAAAGCAATGGAACTTTTTCTTTTACAAATATCTTATCTTAAAAGCAAAAAAGAAATAAAAACGACTAAACTACTTAGTAGAGATATAGAAGCAATTCAACAGGTTAGATATTTATTGGAAAATGATATGAAGCACATCTCTATTTCCCAATTAGCTTTATCTGTGGGTATAAATCAAACAAAGTTGAAATCAGGGTTTAAAGATTTATTCGGGAAAACAATCTTTGAATACTTGACTTCTATTAGAATGAAAAAAGCCCTTGAACTTCTAGAATCTACAGATTTACCCATTTCTCAGGTTGCAGAGATTGTCGGTTATAAGTATGCCCAACATTTTACTGTTGCATTTCAAAAATCATTTGGGTTCTTACCTAGTGAGCTAAAATATTAA
- a CDS encoding DUF3307 domain-containing protein, translating into MGITILFKLLFVHILSDFVLQTDSICKGKKKEGAAKVGFQILHSLIHAVLAYLFVAQWDNWIIPVVIFVTHLMMDFIKSDYLKENMTTFIIDQAVHIAVIFLLWFSLYGYAEHWFEWFSYYLSNPRLWALITAYLLILKPTSIFLSLFIKRWTPEESASQSLPNAGKWIGYLERILILTFILAGKIEGVGFLLAAKSIFRFGELNKAKEIKITEYVLIGTFASFTIAILIGFITSQLL; encoded by the coding sequence ATGGGCATAACAATCTTATTCAAACTACTGTTTGTTCATATCCTCTCTGATTTTGTTCTGCAAACAGATTCTATCTGTAAGGGTAAGAAGAAAGAGGGGGCTGCTAAAGTAGGTTTTCAGATTCTTCACAGTCTGATTCATGCCGTGTTGGCTTACCTCTTTGTTGCTCAATGGGATAACTGGATTATTCCCGTGGTCATCTTTGTAACCCATCTCATGATGGATTTCATCAAGTCCGACTATCTAAAGGAGAATATGACAACCTTTATAATCGATCAGGCCGTACATATTGCAGTGATCTTTCTGTTGTGGTTCTCGTTATATGGCTATGCAGAACATTGGTTTGAATGGTTCAGCTATTATTTGAGCAATCCTCGTTTGTGGGCTCTTATCACCGCATATCTGCTGATACTGAAACCCACTTCAATCTTTCTCAGCCTGTTTATCAAACGATGGACACCTGAAGAAAGTGCTTCTCAGAGCCTCCCCAATGCAGGAAAATGGATCGGATACTTAGAGCGCATACTCATTCTTACTTTTATCCTTGCGGGAAAGATTGAAGGAGTCGGCTTTTTGCTAGCAGCCAAATCTATTTTTCGTTTTGGAGAGTTGAATAAGGCAAAAGAGATTAAAATCACAGAATACGTGCTAATCGGTACTTTTGCTAGTTTTACCATTGCCATTTTAATCGGCTTTATCACCTCTCAACTTTTGTAA
- a CDS encoding DEAD/DEAH box helicase family protein codes for MTSQTNEQALEAAIEKCLTGSCLEELKIGNEARTIAAEGTSLYRAGNGYFIGSPDNFEAKYAIDTFHFWGFLEATQPEELAKLQRQSDWKLRILERLDRMIKKNGIISLLRKGLEVEDAYFTLFYQLPLPSSSESIKKNFDSNQFSVTRQLRYSVTNPREEIDMVLFVNGLPFSTMELKNHWTGQNAKVHGQNQYKLKRDITQPLLNFGRCIVHFAVDTDEVYMTTKLNGADTFFLPFNQGNNFGKGNPVNPFGHKTSYLWQEIFTRESIANIIQHFVRFDGKEREPLSKKNLFFPRYHQLDVVRKLIADAAHKGVGQTYLIQHSAGSGKSNSITWAAYQLIETYPESNSVPGSKGVSNPLFDSVIVVTDRRLLDKQLRDNIKDFSEVKNIVAPAFSSAELKKNLEGGKRIIITTIQKFPFIVDGIADLSDKRFAVIIDEAHSSQSGSAADNMNRAMGNNGGEDEYPDPQDTILEVMRSRKMRGNASYLAFTATPKNSTLEKFGVKQEDGGFKPFHLYSMKQAIEEGFILDVLANYTTYKSFYEIEKSIEDNPLFDTAKAQKKLKTFVERHEQTIATKAEIMMDHFITKLFINKKLKGKAKAIVAAQSIESAIRYFFAIQQFLDKKGNPFKAVIAFSGKKTVDGIEYSEDSINGFPEKDTRDKFDEDEYRILVVANKYLTGFDQPKLTAMYVDKKLQGVLAVQALSRLNRSANKLGKKTEDLFVLDFFNSTEDIKTSFDPFYTATTLSKATDVNVLHELKAAMDNVGVYEWAEVEDFVGKYFRNVNAQELSPIIDIAADRFNASLELENDEKVDFKIKAKQFVKIYGQMASIITYEVVKWEELFWFLKFLIPKLIIVDPIEDELDTLLNSVDLSTYGLQRVKLNTNIELNEGESELDPQNPNPRGAHDTDGDDDSLDMIIKSFNERWFQGWDATPEEQRVKFVNLAKSMRAHPDFKEKYAENSDNQNRDIAFSKMFDDIMSKQRKNELDLYRLIAKDESFKIAMQDTLKRILRA; via the coding sequence ATGACCAGTCAAACCAACGAACAAGCGCTCGAGGCAGCTATTGAAAAATGCCTGACAGGGAGTTGTCTTGAAGAACTCAAGATAGGCAATGAGGCTAGAACAATAGCAGCGGAAGGGACGTCGCTGTACAGAGCTGGCAACGGTTACTTTATTGGTTCGCCCGATAATTTCGAAGCCAAATATGCCATCGATACTTTTCATTTCTGGGGTTTTCTGGAAGCTACACAGCCGGAAGAGTTGGCTAAACTTCAACGTCAAAGTGACTGGAAGTTACGCATATTGGAGCGATTGGACAGGATGATCAAGAAGAATGGTATTATCTCTTTGTTGCGTAAAGGATTGGAGGTGGAAGATGCTTATTTTACACTATTCTATCAGTTACCGCTGCCAAGCAGCAGCGAGTCTATCAAAAAGAATTTCGATAGCAATCAGTTTAGCGTTACCCGCCAGTTGCGTTACTCCGTCACCAATCCTCGGGAAGAAATTGATATGGTGCTTTTTGTAAATGGTTTGCCTTTCTCCACCATGGAACTTAAAAACCATTGGACAGGACAGAATGCAAAGGTTCATGGTCAGAATCAATACAAGCTAAAACGGGATATCACTCAACCTCTATTGAACTTTGGACGTTGCATTGTGCATTTCGCGGTGGATACTGATGAAGTGTATATGACCACCAAGCTAAATGGTGCGGACACTTTCTTTCTTCCTTTCAATCAAGGCAATAATTTTGGTAAGGGAAATCCTGTAAACCCTTTCGGGCACAAAACATCTTATTTGTGGCAAGAAATATTTACTCGTGAGAGCATTGCTAATATCATTCAGCATTTTGTGCGATTCGATGGAAAAGAGAGAGAGCCTCTGAGTAAAAAGAATTTGTTCTTTCCTCGCTACCATCAATTGGATGTGGTGCGTAAGCTAATAGCTGATGCAGCACATAAGGGTGTTGGACAAACTTATCTGATTCAACATTCTGCAGGTTCGGGAAAATCGAACTCCATTACTTGGGCGGCTTATCAGTTGATAGAAACTTATCCCGAGAGCAATAGCGTTCCAGGAAGTAAGGGAGTCTCAAATCCGTTGTTCGACTCGGTTATTGTCGTTACCGATCGACGCTTGCTCGATAAGCAGTTGAGAGATAATATAAAGGACTTCTCGGAAGTGAAGAACATTGTAGCTCCGGCATTTTCTTCGGCTGAATTGAAGAAAAATCTTGAAGGAGGGAAACGGATAATTATTACCACGATACAGAAGTTCCCGTTTATCGTGGATGGTATTGCTGACTTAAGTGATAAGCGTTTTGCCGTGATTATAGATGAAGCTCACAGTAGCCAAAGTGGATCGGCTGCAGATAATATGAATCGGGCAATGGGAAATAACGGAGGAGAAGATGAATATCCTGACCCACAAGATACCATACTGGAAGTAATGCGTTCCCGTAAAATGAGAGGTAATGCTTCTTATTTAGCTTTTACAGCTACTCCTAAAAACAGTACATTAGAAAAGTTTGGAGTAAAGCAAGAAGATGGAGGGTTTAAACCCTTTCATCTCTACTCTATGAAACAAGCCATTGAAGAGGGATTTATATTGGATGTGTTGGCTAACTACACGACCTACAAAAGCTTTTATGAAATAGAGAAATCGATAGAGGATAATCCGCTATTTGATACTGCTAAAGCGCAGAAGAAGCTCAAAACATTTGTTGAACGTCATGAGCAAACTATTGCTACCAAAGCAGAAATAATGATGGATCATTTTATAACTAAATTGTTCATCAACAAAAAGCTAAAGGGTAAGGCGAAAGCCATTGTGGCTGCACAAAGCATAGAATCGGCTATCCGATATTTCTTTGCTATCCAACAGTTCTTAGATAAGAAAGGAAATCCTTTTAAAGCTGTGATTGCTTTCTCTGGAAAGAAAACGGTGGATGGAATAGAATATTCTGAAGATAGTATTAATGGATTTCCGGAAAAAGATACTCGTGATAAGTTTGATGAAGACGAATACCGCATATTGGTAGTGGCCAACAAATATCTGACGGGCTTTGATCAACCTAAGCTAACGGCTATGTATGTTGACAAGAAGTTGCAGGGGGTATTGGCTGTTCAGGCTTTATCAAGATTGAACCGCTCGGCAAATAAATTGGGTAAGAAAACAGAAGATTTGTTTGTGCTGGATTTCTTTAATTCTACTGAGGATATTAAAACATCCTTCGATCCTTTTTACACAGCTACTACGCTTAGCAAAGCAACGGATGTGAATGTTTTACACGAATTGAAAGCGGCGATGGATAATGTGGGTGTGTATGAATGGGCAGAAGTAGAAGATTTTGTTGGAAAATATTTTAGGAATGTAAATGCACAGGAGTTGAGTCCGATTATTGACATTGCTGCCGATCGATTTAATGCTAGTTTGGAGTTAGAGAACGATGAGAAGGTTGACTTTAAGATTAAGGCCAAACAGTTTGTGAAGATATATGGTCAAATGGCTTCTATCATAACCTACGAAGTGGTGAAATGGGAAGAATTGTTTTGGTTCCTGAAGTTTCTTATTCCCAAGCTGATTATCGTTGACCCAATAGAAGACGAGCTTGATACACTATTAAATTCTGTAGATCTATCAACTTACGGCCTGCAAAGGGTAAAGCTGAATACAAACATAGAGTTGAATGAAGGTGAAAGCGAACTTGATCCACAGAATCCAAATCCACGTGGAGCTCATGACACTGATGGTGATGATGATTCGCTGGATATGATTATCAAAAGCTTTAACGAACGTTGGTTTCAGGGTTGGGATGCCACACCGGAAGAGCAACGTGTTAAGTTTGTGAATCTGGCAAAAAGCATGCGAGCACATCCTGATTTTAAAGAAAAGTATGCTGAGAATAGCGATAATCAAAATAGAGATATAGCATTCAGTAAAATGTTTGATGATATTATGTCCAAGCAACGAAAAAATGAACTTGACTTGTATCGTCTGATTGCGAAAGATGAATCATTTAAAATTGCTATGCAGGATACGCTGAAAAGAATATTGAGGGCGTAA